CGATTCTGGATGAAGCACATAAAACTGTCGGGGTAAAGTCAAAGACCTTTGCCACGTTGCTTACGGATGATAACATCAAAATATCCAGAAGAATATTTATGACTGCCACAGAACGTGTCCTGCGTGGCGAAAGCGAAGAAATATTCTCTATGGATGATCTGGATATCTATGGGGAGCAGTTCTACCAGTTGACGTTTAAAGAAGCCATCAATTCTGATCCGCCCATCATTTCCGATTATAAGATTCTCACCATTACCGTTTCAAATGAAGAAATACAGCAACTCATTGCCAAGAACAAATTAATAACCGATGATGTTAAAAAAATTCAGCAGCAGGAGTCGCAATCATTGGCGGCGGCAATCGCATTAAGGAAAGCCACGCAAAAGTATGGCATCAAGCACGCCATTTCATTTCACAGAAGCATAAGGAATGCCAGCAATTTTTCAGACCTGCATACTGAACTTAACCTGATCAAAATAGATGATGTTAATCTAAACGCCAGCCATATATCAAGCAAGAAATCTGCGGGGGAACGGGCAAGGCTGATGAAAGATTTTGCTGGTGAAGAACTTGCCCTGATGACCAATGCACGTTGTTTAAATGAGGGAGTGGATGTGCCCGCCATTGATTGCGTGTTGTTTGCTGATCCCAAGCAGAGCGTCATCGACATTGTTCAAGCGGCTGGCAGGGCGTTAAGACCATATGCTGGCAAGGAGTATGGATATATTATGTTGCCGCTTATTGTGCCCGATGGTATGGAGTTGGCGGAATTTACCGATAGTACTCCCTTTAAAGAAGTGGCAAGAATAATTGCCGCTCTATCCACACAAGACGAGCGAATTGCGGAAGAATTTAGAATTACAAGTTTTGGCAAACAATTGGGCGGCGGAAGAATCGAATTTACTGGAACGGTTCCAGTTGGAATGAAATTAGATTTAACGGATTTCGCTGCTACCATAAATGCTAAAATTTGGGAGAAAGTTGCAAAGGTTAATTGGAGATCATTTGAAGAAGCAAGAGCGTTTGTACACACTTTAAAACTTAACAGTGTTGAAGAATGGCAGAAGTATTGTTTATCAGGGACGAAACCTGATGATATCCCTGTCGCTTCAGATAGAGTATACAAAGGCTCAGGATGGTCAGGCTGGGGAGATTGGCTGGGAACTGGGACGATTGCAACTAATAAAAGAGAGTATAAGTCTTTCCAAGATGCGAGAGCGTTCGTACATAGACTTGAAATTAAAAATGGAGATGGGTGGAGGGAATATGCTAATTCTGGAAAGAAGCCCGAGGATATTCCTGCCAACCCCAGAAATGTATATTCGAAGCAGGGTTGGAAAGGAATGGGTGATTGGCTGGGTACTGGAACGATTGCTACACAACTAATAGAGTACCGTTCATTTGACGAAGCCAAAACGTTGGTTAATAAATTAAAATTACAGAATATAGATCAGTGGAGAGCGTATTGTAAATCAGGAAATAAACCTGAAGATATTCCAAATAATCCAAATATTGTATATAAAGACAAAGGGTGGTTAAATTTAGGCGATTGGCTGGGTACTGGCTCTATCGCAACTTTTCTGATAGAATATCGCCCATTTTTTGAAGCAAAAACGTATGTGCGAAGTATTGAACTAAAGAATCTGAAAGATTGGAAGAAATTTTGTCAAAGTGGTATGAAGCCAGATGATATCCCTGCTAATCCAAATCGAACATATTCAAATGAGGGCTGGAAGGGTTGGGGTGATTGGTTAGGAACGGGGACTATTGCTAATTCTAAAAAACAATACCGTTCATTTGATGAAGCACGAGAATATGTATACAAATTGAAACTTAAAAGCGGTAACGAATGGAAAGAGTTCTGTGAATCAGAAAATAAGCCAAATGATATACCTAATACTCCTAATAATGTCTATAAGCGGCAAGGCTGGAAAGGAATGGGTGACTGGTTAGGAACTGGTATTATTGCCAACAGGGATAGAAAGTATAAGTCCTTTGAAGATGCAAGAGTCTTTATGCATATGATTCACCTTAAGAGTTATCGGGAGTGGCAGGAGTATGCTAAGTCACTAAGGAAACCAGATGATATACCCAAAGAGCCTTGGAATGTATATGCCCAACAAGGCTGGAAAGGAATGGGCGACTGGCTGGGGACTGGAACAATTTCACCTCACTTAAAAGTTTACCAACCATTTAAGGAAGCAAGAGCATTCGTACAAAATCTTGGGCTTAAGAATGGAGATGATTGGAGGGAGTATACTAAGTCGGGGAAGAAGCCCGAAGATATACCTACTACCCCTGAAAGGGTATATTCAAAGCAGGGCTGGATCGGAATGGGAGATTGGTTGGGAACTGGAACGATTGCTCATCGTCTAAAAGTTTACTTGCCATTTGAGGAAGCAAGAGCATTTGTACATAAATTAGGACTTAAGAATGGAGATGAATGGCAGGAGTATTGTTTATCTGGAAAGAAACCAGATACCATTCCAAGTCGCCCAAATCAAACTTACAAGGACAAGGGGTGGTTTAATCTTGGGGATTGGTTGGGAACTGGATTTGTTGCTCCTCGTTTAATAAAGCACCGCCCGTTTAAGGAAGCACGGGCATTCGTGCAAAACCTTGGACTTAAGAATAGTGACGAATGGAGAGAGTATTGTAAGTCGGGAAAGAAGCCTGATGATATACCATCTAATCCCGCCAAGAAATACGCAAATGTAGGCTGGAAAGGTATGGGTGATTGGTTAGGAACTGGATTTGTTGCTCCTCGTTTAATAAAGCACCGCCCGTTTAAGGAAGCACGGGCATTCGTGCAAAACCTTGGACTTAAGAATAGTGACGAATGGAGAGAGTATTGTAAGTCGGGAAAGAAGCCTGATGATATACCATCTAATCCCGCCAAGAAATACGCAAATGTAGGCTGGAAAGGTATGGGTGATTGGTTAGGAACTGGAACGATTTCTTCTCAGCGAAGAGAATATCGCTCATTTGAAGAAGCCAGAGCATTCGTACACAATTTAAAACTCAAGTCTGCGAAAGAATGGATAGAGTATTGTCAGTCAGGTAAAAAGCCTGACGATATACCAAGCAAACCAGAAAAGACATACAAGAATAAAGGCTGGACAAATTGGTATGACTGGTTAGGTATAGTCTAAAGTTTAATAAGACAATGTTCAAATGACATTAAAAAGACCCAAACTTATCTACAAGTATCATAAAAACAATCAGCATCTTCTTAGCCTTCTGATAGACGGACAACTATGGTTTTCTCACCAAAATGAACTCAATGACCCATACGACTGTAAATTTGCTTTATCCGACAAATTTTTAATTTCCCTATTGAAAGAATCCTCTGACACATTATTAAAAGACCTTCAAGAAAAAATTCCTAATTTAAACAGCATTAATAAAGACAGATTTTTTGATAAAATTCTTCCGATATTAAAAAGCAATAAGTGGATGAATGAATTTTATTCTAATCTTTTTGAAAAATCTGGTTGGAGCGTTTGTTGTTTCAGCGCAAGCCCATTGAATGAAATAATGTGGGCACATTACGCGAATAATCATAAAGGAGTTTGCTTAGAATTTGACTTATCAAAGACACCAGAATTGTATGAGAAATTGCAGCCCGTTACCTATGAAGATACTTTTCCTGAAATCGACACCACTGATGACCTAATAAATGCTTTATTAAGGAAGCGAACGGCTTGGAGCCAAGAAGAAGAATGGAGAATTATAACTAATGTCAGGGGTACAAAACCATTCAATAAAGAATCACTGACCGCAATTTGTTTTGGCTGTTATGCCGATAGGTTGTTTATTGAAAATATAATAAAGACTACAAAAGAAAGTGGGTACGAAAAGATTGGCTTCAAACAAATGAACTTTCGCATTAAAGGAATAACTCTAAAACCATTATACAACCCAAAAACTTTAACGCCATAAGGATAAACTCTGCTCTCTCCCGCACGCTCTCCTCTTGGCAATGATTGGCATCATTTATTGTGGAAAGGGGGCGTGGAAAGAACGATTAAAGATGGGAATTTTTCGAAGTCGTCACAGTAAATCAATAACTTTTGATTGCATCAGGTTGTATAGACCATCTATGATGCCCCATTTTTTCGACAAATGCTTCACCGTTGTAATTTACTTCACCATTTGCACTTATTTCCATATCATAAACTGGACAAGTTCCGTAGCACATTGTGCGCTTCAAAGTAATGGTTTGAAAACCAGAAATGTTTTTACTTTTTGATGATCCCATAGAATTTAGTTATTAGGCAGTAGCATTGTTTGCAAACCACACATTAAAGTTATACTTTTATTGGTGAACATATCGTAGACGATTTACAATTATAAGCGATGGAAGAAGCAAGCAATAGGCAACTCATTCTGGGAGCCATCATTGGCGATATTATCGGTTCCGTCTTCGAGTGGAATAATGTGAAAACAACTGATTTTCAACTATTCACCGAAAGAACGGATTATACAGATGACAGCGTGCTGACATTTGCCACGATGGACAGCGTACTTAACGGCATTGATTACACCACAGCATACCAGACCTATGGCAGGAAATATCCGAATAGGGGTTACGGTGGATATTTTAACTCTTGGATTCGTGCCGAACATCCAAAGCCCTACAATAGTTATGGCAACGGATCAGCGATGCGTGTAAGTCCAGTAGGATGGGCTTATGATACACTGGAAGAAGTTCTACATCAAGCAAAAAGAAGCGCGGAAGTAACACACGATCATCCAGAAGGCATCAAAGGGGCTCAGGCAACAGCCGCCGCCATATTTATGGCAAGAAATGGTTCCAGTAAGGCTAATATCAAGCAATACGTCCAAGATGCGTTTGGATATGATCTGGAAAGACGAATTGATGATATCAGACCCATATACAAATTCAACGAAACTTGCCAAGAAACCGTTCCAGAAGCCATAATAGCCTTTCTGGAGAGCAAGGATTACGAAAGTGCTATCAGGCTTGCAATATCAATCGGTGGCGACAGCGATACGGTTGCGTGCATTACGGGCGGGATCGCTGAAGCGTTCTATAAGGAAATTCCTGAATGGATCGTGGAGAATGCGTTACGACTTTTGCCAGTAGACGTCATTAAAATGATTGAGGAATTTTCATTGAAGTATAGAAGATTTAAATAAGAATGGTAGTGGTGATATACTCACATCTTTTATACTAGCCCCTATTCTATCCCCTCTCTCCCCCCACTAAGTTATTTCTGGCTCCACAGTTCATATCGTAACCATTATAGACGCGAAGGAAGGAGGCAGAAATGAGGGAGGCGAAAATTTGTTTAATGACCTGAATATTAATATCATAAAATCAAAAGAACGATATTTGATTATGCCTTTATTATTTTTTCGATAGAAATTGGATTTATATTTCGTGCCTTCTCATACTCAATGACCTTTTTGCTAAGGATATCCATAGTTTCTTCCAAATATTTATTATAGTCTTTCTCTTTTAAATCAAATACGTTCCAATCACCAGATTTCCCGTATTTTTTTATTTCTTCAATGAGTTCGATAATCAATTTATCCGAATCATATTTATTAAACTTTTGTTCTCTATGCCTTCCATTTCTGTCCCAAATACCATAATTTACAACACAATCGGAAAATGACTTGTAAGACTCATAAACACCATCGCAAATCCAGTCAAAATACTTTATTTTAGTTGGCTTTAAATTACTCCCAAGAATTTTATATTCATACAATGGATATATATTACCCATAGAAGTTGTGTAAGTCCGACCTGTATAGACTTCTTTTACCCAATACAAATTATTTTTGCGGTATTTAATGGGTTTTAAATATTTTCGGATTTTCAAGTCCTTATCAACCATTATCCATTTTTTATTGCCATTTTTATAATCATATTCTTCCCAAGATTCAGATTCGCCGACTTGTTCAACTAATTTTATAACAGAAATTACAAACGATATCCCATCATCAGGAAAGCCTTTAAACGCTATAATTCCTTTACTATCTGCAATTTCAGCGATTGAATAACTTCCCATTACCATTGATTTGCTAACTTCTTCAAAATAATTGCATTGTGCACCAAAATGCTTTATGGTAGTTACATCACCTGCATTATTATATATTAAGTGGGTATAAAGATTATGTGTGGCACCATAACTCGTTCTATATAAGTACCCTTGGAAAATTTTCTTGACAACATATTTGATTTGTTCAACCTCTATATCCGAAAAATCAATTTCTTTAAAAGATTCAATGTCCACTATTTTATCATAGTGATAATCATTATAGACAATATAAAATTCAATTTCGGTTGCCATAATTTATAAGAATATAATATAAACGACTAATTTACAAATTTTCCAGCCGATAATAATTGGGGCGTTAAAAGGGCGGAAAGGTGGCTTGCATTGTTATTTACCGAAATCTCGCATCGTTATTTACCGTTTACACGAACAAGCCCACACATTCGCATTCTCGCGTTTAAACCTTTTAAGAAGTTCTTGAATGATGTTTTATCAAATGGGCGGGGAACGTGCTCTCTTTTAACAATTGGTATTTTAATTTTGTTTCTTCCGCCTTGCTTTCATCCAATATATAAACTGTCGTCCTGCCATTATCCAGCACAACGGGATATTTCCCCTTTAAAGACCCCATTAATAATTTGTCGTCAGGAATTTTTGATCTATGTAGTGCCAGACTTAGCCTGTTATCCATCTTGTCATTCTTCATCGTGCTGGTGGTTTATAAATAAAACTAATTGTTTTCGTACAAGATACGGTTAATTATTGGTCTTTCCAGATATTCTTTGAAGTTTTATTGGTGGACAAAGACGGGCTGTTGTGTATTTAAGACTAACAATGAGCCGACAGAGTGCGTTACCACCCGCTCTTCCCCAAATGTATTCTGGCTCCATAACTATTTCAGTAACCAATTTGGACGCGAATAATGGACGGAATATGGGGGGATAAAGTGGGGTGATATAATGCTGGGAAGTTTCTTACGAATTCCAATCCAAACCACTCACTTGCATTCTTATTTACCGAAATCTTGAATTGTTATTTACCGTTTACAGGAATACCGCATTACGAGCAGATTATCAATATGTTCCACGATGGTCGGATTACCAATACGACTTTCAATCAACTGCTACTCCAAGATCACGAGATGCGGCAGTGGTGGGAGCATTATAAGATACTGGATAAGGCATTGAAGGATGAAGAATTTGTGAAGTTGTTGCGGGATTAATTATTTACCTTTACCATAATAAACAAGGAATCTTTAATGGCTGTATTACAAAAAGGCAAATCATTGTATCCATTCTGGGGAAGTTCTGTAACCCTAATCACAGGACTTGATCCATTGGGGCTCCAAGTAACGTCAGAAGCTGCATACAGTGAAATGCTGTCTGGTATTACTAACTTAACCAATAGAATCCGCTATTATGGTTTTTATTGCTGGCTGATTGACTTCTATTTTAAAAAAGAAAAGAAAGGTAATTCCACGGAGCAATACCGCTTCATCCGTAGGGCAGAATTAATGATTGCCATTTTAATGCAGAGCGAACGCAAAGAGGTACAACAAATCACAGGGAGCAATTACGCATCAAACCTATTAAACGATACCACAAGTAACTATTTTGATTTAGCAAAAGGTGCGGACAAAGACGGTTCGGAAGAGAATGTGTACTGGAAATACCCCTCTGGCGCATTTGGACAGTATTACTATGGTGCGATGCAAATCCTTTCCATTGTTATTGCAGCAGAAAATCCAGAAGGTGATGTAGTTTTCAGTATAAGTCAGCCCCATCCACGTCAAAAGGTTTCAGGAAAGCAATTGGCTGATGCTTTTGACAATACGCTGACATCACCTATCAAAGAACTATTTTACAACAATATAAAAAAAGGCAAACTCTTTAAAAAAGACATAAGCGAGTTAATTAAATACTTTGCCATTGAAGCAATAAATCCAAAAAGCGAAGAGTGGAACCTATATGTTCAAATGCTTATGGACAAAGACGAGCCAAGTCAGGAAGTTGAAGAATTAATGACCTTCCATCGAAGGGATACAATCATTTCCCTTTTAAACTTTGCCATTCAAAACAAAAAAAATTACAACTGGTATGATTTCCTTTTAGAGAGTTACAAGATAAAATTAGGATCATCATCAAATCCTGCCGACGAAACCAGTAAAGGTTGGTATTGTTATCAGTTGAATGAGTACTGGCAATATGCTTGTGGCGCAATTTTATGGGCTTTCTTACAGCAATTGAACCTATCCGTACAAGACCAGTATCTGCCAGAGTTCCTGAAATCATTTGCTGGCAAGATCACAAATGATATTTGTGCATTCCTGAAACATTCAGCGGAAAAAACCTCACCAGTTGCACAAATTTTACCATTGCTCCCTGCCAAAGACGAAGAAGAAGAAGCCATTTATGATGAAATAGACACATCCCCATCTGCTAAACCAGTTAGTGCAGCAAGAAATGGCTTTATATTGTTGTTTGTTTTGTATCGAAATAACAAAGACCAACTTCATCCTTTGAAAGAATTTATGAGCAGGAAGCAAATCATAAGAGATGGGAATGTGGCAGACGGTCTTCTGTCTATTCATAATGAGGAAAATGAATCTTTAGAGGAATTTGTTGCACAATTCATTCTGCAAAAAGTAATAAACAGGCATCAAATGGTTGCTCTTAGAAAGATGGGAAGTGGCTTTCAGGCAACACATAAATTCTTGATAGAAGAGCAATACATACGTTTCATAGATACTTTCCCCCCAAGAAATACATCTCCAAGGATGAATGCG
The DNA window shown above is from Bacteroidales bacterium and carries:
- a CDS encoding DEAD/DEAH box helicase family protein, giving the protein MVSAYQAGFYKHVIVKFIYKNYRSIAIFIVPFNPQQEMPTIVKKILPLNSWDDFFSYAISLPNKEKGDLFEILTKLILTTKPEYTSQLKKVWLLSEGVPTEIRDKLHLPTTDEGIDLVAETFRGEFWAIQCKFKGKNQPPTYKELSTFGQLANNYCHNISLALLVHTGEKGVLKKHLLGENFTQIGLEYWLGLTDEDWQRIHKYIKGQSTRPKPRKPRPHQSNAINKAQHHFLKNDATRGRLIMPCGTGKSLTAFWIANALKAKSVIVAVPSLALIKQSLEDWTREFVALNENPLPEWLVICSDESTAKIEKDEFVSDVYSLGIPTTTDIEKISAFLTEESNGRKIVFTTYQSSDKLAQAARNCNYYFDLAILDEAHKTVGVKSKTFATLLTDDNIKISRRIFMTATERVLRGESEEIFSMDDLDIYGEQFYQLTFKEAINSDPPIISDYKILTITVSNEEIQQLIAKNKLITDDVKKIQQQESQSLAAAIALRKATQKYGIKHAISFHRSIRNASNFSDLHTELNLIKIDDVNLNASHISSKKSAGERARLMKDFAGEELALMTNARCLNEGVDVPAIDCVLFADPKQSVIDIVQAAGRALRPYAGKEYGYIMLPLIVPDGMELAEFTDSTPFKEVARIIAALSTQDERIAEEFRITSFGKQLGGGRIEFTGTVPVGMKLDLTDFAATINAKIWEKVAKVNWRSFEEARAFVHTLKLNSVEEWQKYCLSGTKPDDIPVASDRVYKGSGWSGWGDWLGTGTIATNKREYKSFQDARAFVHRLEIKNGDGWREYANSGKKPEDIPANPRNVYSKQGWKGMGDWLGTGTIATQLIEYRSFDEAKTLVNKLKLQNIDQWRAYCKSGNKPEDIPNNPNIVYKDKGWLNLGDWLGTGSIATFLIEYRPFFEAKTYVRSIELKNLKDWKKFCQSGMKPDDIPANPNRTYSNEGWKGWGDWLGTGTIANSKKQYRSFDEAREYVYKLKLKSGNEWKEFCESENKPNDIPNTPNNVYKRQGWKGMGDWLGTGIIANRDRKYKSFEDARVFMHMIHLKSYREWQEYAKSLRKPDDIPKEPWNVYAQQGWKGMGDWLGTGTISPHLKVYQPFKEARAFVQNLGLKNGDDWREYTKSGKKPEDIPTTPERVYSKQGWIGMGDWLGTGTIAHRLKVYLPFEEARAFVHKLGLKNGDEWQEYCLSGKKPDTIPSRPNQTYKDKGWFNLGDWLGTGFVAPRLIKHRPFKEARAFVQNLGLKNSDEWREYCKSGKKPDDIPSNPAKKYANVGWKGMGDWLGTGFVAPRLIKHRPFKEARAFVQNLGLKNSDEWREYCKSGKKPDDIPSNPAKKYANVGWKGMGDWLGTGTISSQRREYRSFEEARAFVHNLKLKSAKEWIEYCQSGKKPDDIPSKPEKTYKNKGWTNWYDWLGIV
- a CDS encoding DUF2971 domain-containing protein; protein product: MTLKRPKLIYKYHKNNQHLLSLLIDGQLWFSHQNELNDPYDCKFALSDKFLISLLKESSDTLLKDLQEKIPNLNSINKDRFFDKILPILKSNKWMNEFYSNLFEKSGWSVCCFSASPLNEIMWAHYANNHKGVCLEFDLSKTPELYEKLQPVTYEDTFPEIDTTDDLINALLRKRTAWSQEEEWRIITNVRGTKPFNKESLTAICFGCYADRLFIENIIKTTKESGYEKIGFKQMNFRIKGITLKPLYNPKTLTP
- a CDS encoding DUF6438 domain-containing protein gives rise to the protein MGSSKSKNISGFQTITLKRTMCYGTCPVYDMEISANGEVNYNGEAFVEKMGHHRWSIQPDAIKSY
- a CDS encoding ADP-ribosylglycohydrolase family protein — its product is MEEASNRQLILGAIIGDIIGSVFEWNNVKTTDFQLFTERTDYTDDSVLTFATMDSVLNGIDYTTAYQTYGRKYPNRGYGGYFNSWIRAEHPKPYNSYGNGSAMRVSPVGWAYDTLEEVLHQAKRSAEVTHDHPEGIKGAQATAAAIFMARNGSSKANIKQYVQDAFGYDLERRIDDIRPIYKFNETCQETVPEAIIAFLESKDYESAIRLAISIGGDSDTVACITGGIAEAFYKEIPEWIVENALRLLPVDVIKMIEEFSLKYRRFK